The following are encoded together in the Oreochromis aureus strain Israel breed Guangdong linkage group 18, ZZ_aureus, whole genome shotgun sequence genome:
- the ccdc24 gene encoding coiled-coil domain-containing protein 24 isoform X2, producing the protein MQSPDESQVWGPGQSLWSLIAEHVSESELPKIYTALGHSLVDVYTDMHTEAEMWHKMWQENQRSGKHGGGEGTPLPRLQGAPLADPPAMKELLRAEVKMLLQTLREKASRAGSDVEELLHRYKPETLNYTLGHRDRCYTNCTNPEDTDSGSRPDSRCSVQSRAEDEIEAVRGKLNVTEIDQVVDRLRALLIGECEELTRLVKHLKANIKQKCHSGLHKSEPSLADLRELRGAIQVDLELSPFLFSPSSPLPAEKGFRLPAAQSSESLKTLSPPSVLRPHPPPPLSPPIPRPPARPRLSKMSTSRTHEQDSAGLSCWALDSTAYFEVKSERNSPLHKTHLSVNCRIHSQSTECEWSPQRERKNSPACRPKNINITPSPVPAPSGLCNAGSKSTDQSVAAKWKSGIQNRQQDSSCEGSLESARAQSYADSRRKMSENSVMSETWRTPVQTCRRKSNGETSRNLSGPFRNDGKEQQNLGGQRATLCPSCSSTPCSQRPPAKINEHFFTSSNKPQGGSTSQPKEPAEPQFLQRFHQPVPPTRVPT; encoded by the exons ATGCAGTCACCTGATGAAAGCCAGGTCTGGGGCCCTGGCCAGTCCCTATGGAGCCTGATTGCTGAACATGTTTCTGAGTCAGAGCTGCCAAAGATCTACACCGCACTGGGCCATTCCTTGGTAGATGTGTACACGGACATGCACACTGAG GCAGAGATGTGGCACAAGATGTGGCAGGAGAACCAGCGAAGTGGAAAGCACGGCGGTGGGGAGGGGACCCCGCTCCCACGTCTGCAGGGTGCCCCTCTAGCTGACCCCCCTGCTATGAAAGAGCTTTTGAGAGCTGAGGTCAAGATGTTACTACAGACTCTCAGAGAGAAAGCCAGCAGGGCAGGAAG CGATGTTGAGGAGCTCCTGCATCGGTACAAACCTGAGACTCTAAACTACACCCTCGGCCACCGAGACAGATGTTACACTAACTGCACCAACCCTGAAGATACTGACAGTGGAAGCAG GCCAGACTCCCGCTGTTCAGTCCAGTCCAGAGCTGAAGATGAGATCGAAGCAGTGAGAGGAAAGCTTAATGTCACCGAGATAGACCAAGTGGTTGATCGACTCAG AGCTCTCCTAATAGGGGAATGTGAAGAACTGACCAGACTGGTGaagcatttaaag GCAAACATTAAACAAAAGTGTCACAGCGGACTTCATAAATCTGAACCTTCACTTGCAG ACCTGAGAGAACTTAGAGGAGCTATACAAGTGGATTTGGAGCTCAGCCCCTTTCTGTTCTCACCTTCGTCCCCTTTGCCTGCAGAGAAAGGTTTCAG ACTGCCAGCAGCGCAAAGCTCAGAGAGTCTGAAAACTTTATCTCCTCCATCAGTCCTAAGACCgcatccacctcctcctctgtcccctCCTATACCCAGGCCTCCAGCTAGACCCCGTCTCTCTAAGATGTCAACATCCAGGACTCACG AACAAGACAGTGCTGGTCTTTCCTGCTGGGCCCTGGATTCTACTGCTTATTTTGAAGTAAAATCTGAGAGAAACTCACCCCTCCACAAAACCCATTTATCAGTAAACTGCAGGATTCACAGCCAAAGCACAGAGTGTGAATGGTCACcgcagagggagagaaagaacaGCCCTGCATGCAGGCCAAAAAACATCAATATCACCCCGTCACCTGTTcctgctcccagcggtctctgTAATGCAGGCAGCAAAAGTACTGACCAATCTGTGGCAGCGAAATGGAAATCAGGTATTCAAAACAGGCAGCAGGATAGTAGCTGTGAAGGCAGTTTAGAATCAGCAAGAGCACAGTCATATGCTGATAGCAGGAGGAAGATGTCTGAGAATTCAGTCATGTCTGAAACTTGGAGAACTCCTGTACAGACATGCAGAAGGAAGAGCAACGGTGAGACTTCTAGAAATTTAAGTGGTCCCTTCAGGAATGATGGCAAAGAGCAACAAAACCTGGGGGGCCAGCGTGCAACACTTTGCCCCTCTTGTTCTTCAACACCATGCAGTCAGCGACCACCAGCAAAgattaatgaacattttttcaCCTCTTCAAACAAACCACAAGGGGGAAGCACAAGTCAGCCAAAAGAACCAGCAGAGCCCCAGTTTCTCCAGAGGTTTCATCAGCCAGTGCCTCCTACGAGAGTACCAACTTAG
- the ccdc24 gene encoding coiled-coil domain-containing protein 24 isoform X1, translating to MQSPDESQVWGPGQSLWSLIAEHVSESELPKIYTALGHSLVDVYTDMHTEAEMWHKMWQENQRSGKHGGGEGTPLPRLQGAPLADPPAMKELLRAEVKMLLQTLREKASRAGSDVEELLHRYKPETLNYTLGHRDRCYTNCTNPEDTDSGSRPDSRCSVQSRAEDEIEAVRGKLNVTEIDQVVDRLRALLIGECEELTRLVKHLKANIKQKCHSGLHKSEPSLADLRELRGAIQVDLELSPFLFSPSSPLPAEKGFRLPAAQSSESLKTLSPPSVLRPHPPPPLSPPIPRPPARPRLSKMSTSRTHGQHRVTSAFNKSSKTPTCSTADTSGHTHGLLTTDHIMRSNNQCGFCPEQDSAGLSCWALDSTAYFEVKSERNSPLHKTHLSVNCRIHSQSTECEWSPQRERKNSPACRPKNINITPSPVPAPSGLCNAGSKSTDQSVAAKWKSGIQNRQQDSSCEGSLESARAQSYADSRRKMSENSVMSETWRTPVQTCRRKSNGETSRNLSGPFRNDGKEQQNLGGQRATLCPSCSSTPCSQRPPAKINEHFFTSSNKPQGGSTSQPKEPAEPQFLQRFHQPVPPTRVPT from the exons ATGCAGTCACCTGATGAAAGCCAGGTCTGGGGCCCTGGCCAGTCCCTATGGAGCCTGATTGCTGAACATGTTTCTGAGTCAGAGCTGCCAAAGATCTACACCGCACTGGGCCATTCCTTGGTAGATGTGTACACGGACATGCACACTGAG GCAGAGATGTGGCACAAGATGTGGCAGGAGAACCAGCGAAGTGGAAAGCACGGCGGTGGGGAGGGGACCCCGCTCCCACGTCTGCAGGGTGCCCCTCTAGCTGACCCCCCTGCTATGAAAGAGCTTTTGAGAGCTGAGGTCAAGATGTTACTACAGACTCTCAGAGAGAAAGCCAGCAGGGCAGGAAG CGATGTTGAGGAGCTCCTGCATCGGTACAAACCTGAGACTCTAAACTACACCCTCGGCCACCGAGACAGATGTTACACTAACTGCACCAACCCTGAAGATACTGACAGTGGAAGCAG GCCAGACTCCCGCTGTTCAGTCCAGTCCAGAGCTGAAGATGAGATCGAAGCAGTGAGAGGAAAGCTTAATGTCACCGAGATAGACCAAGTGGTTGATCGACTCAG AGCTCTCCTAATAGGGGAATGTGAAGAACTGACCAGACTGGTGaagcatttaaag GCAAACATTAAACAAAAGTGTCACAGCGGACTTCATAAATCTGAACCTTCACTTGCAG ACCTGAGAGAACTTAGAGGAGCTATACAAGTGGATTTGGAGCTCAGCCCCTTTCTGTTCTCACCTTCGTCCCCTTTGCCTGCAGAGAAAGGTTTCAG ACTGCCAGCAGCGCAAAGCTCAGAGAGTCTGAAAACTTTATCTCCTCCATCAGTCCTAAGACCgcatccacctcctcctctgtcccctCCTATACCCAGGCCTCCAGCTAGACCCCGTCTCTCTAAGATGTCAACATCCAGGACTCACGGTCAGCATAGAGTCACATCAGCTTTTAATAAGTCAAGCAAAACACCTACCTGCAGCACTGCTGACACATCTGGGCATACACATGGCCTCCTCACCACTGACCACATAATGAGAAGTAATAACCAGTGCGGTTTTTGTCCAGAACAAGACAGTGCTGGTCTTTCCTGCTGGGCCCTGGATTCTACTGCTTATTTTGAAGTAAAATCTGAGAGAAACTCACCCCTCCACAAAACCCATTTATCAGTAAACTGCAGGATTCACAGCCAAAGCACAGAGTGTGAATGGTCACcgcagagggagagaaagaacaGCCCTGCATGCAGGCCAAAAAACATCAATATCACCCCGTCACCTGTTcctgctcccagcggtctctgTAATGCAGGCAGCAAAAGTACTGACCAATCTGTGGCAGCGAAATGGAAATCAGGTATTCAAAACAGGCAGCAGGATAGTAGCTGTGAAGGCAGTTTAGAATCAGCAAGAGCACAGTCATATGCTGATAGCAGGAGGAAGATGTCTGAGAATTCAGTCATGTCTGAAACTTGGAGAACTCCTGTACAGACATGCAGAAGGAAGAGCAACGGTGAGACTTCTAGAAATTTAAGTGGTCCCTTCAGGAATGATGGCAAAGAGCAACAAAACCTGGGGGGCCAGCGTGCAACACTTTGCCCCTCTTGTTCTTCAACACCATGCAGTCAGCGACCACCAGCAAAgattaatgaacattttttcaCCTCTTCAAACAAACCACAAGGGGGAAGCACAAGTCAGCCAAAAGAACCAGCAGAGCCCCAGTTTCTCCAGAGGTTTCATCAGCCAGTGCCTCCTACGAGAGTACCAACTTAG